TAAGAGAATCTCTTTTAAAAACATCATGCGACATATCACCATCTTCAGAAACTTCTAGAACATTTCCATTAATTCCAACCATCAAATAATAATCAAAAATTTTAAAATAATTAACGATTTCTAAAATTATTTTTTTTGTTTCAGGCTTTCCTTTCCTATATCTAGTCGCCGTGGGGAAAATAAGTATAATGTACCCACTATTTTTCTTTTCATAAATATATTTCATAGAATTAGCATTAAAAACACGTCTTTGCCTAGCATGTTCTAAGCCAATCCCAATAAATGAATGCGGTGGATACACTAATATTGCATTGTATCCTAAAGAAAGAGTTTTAACAAATAAATTATCCCTGAAAAGCTTAACTCCGGCTATTGGAATAATATGATCTGCAATATCACGATAGCCCATTTTGTAAAGTAAAAATTGGAAACAGGGAAAATCAAAATTGCTGTAATGCTCCATTAATATAATTGAAGACTTACCAGATTTGGCCTTTTGGTAAAGTTCTAAAATATTTTGAATACCAACAATGGTAGATCCACTCTCAAGAAGTCTCTCTATCATTCTGTCTGCCAATCTTCTGCTATTAGGGTCTGCATTACGATAAGACTTATCTAAATAATTAACATTTTCAACAGACTTAAATTGACTTACAAAGTCGCTCTCCATATCTTTAAAATATTTATCAAAACTTTCATTTTGTACAAACATAAAATTAGCACCTTTTAAAGCATTATATAATGCCACTTAATCATTAGTTACATCATTTTATTTATTACGAACAAACAACTATGTAAAGCCAATAACAAATAACTAATATTAAACAAGCATACATTTTTGAAAACATTTATCACCCATTATAACTTATTTATTACACAAGTTAAAGTAAAATTTAAAATCACAATAATAGGCAAAATAGCAACAAAAACCATTAAATTTATTCGACTTTTATTAGACTTTTTTTATTATAATAATTAAAGTAAAATTTAAACATAAGACAAATCAAATTATCGGAGGCATAGATTTAAAAGCAAAATAAAGTAAAGATTCTTTATTAAAAAAGATTAATAAAGAATCAGAACAAAAAATATATAAATATATTGAAAAAGGAAAATCCTATGAAATACACAAAAATAGTCTTAATGTTAACTATTTTCTCTTTAATAGCCTGTATGAATGATACCAAAAAAGAAAAAATAGTTTTTAGATTATCAAATTTAAGTGAACCATCATCAATTGATCCTC
The nucleotide sequence above comes from Borrelia maritima. Encoded proteins:
- a CDS encoding 1-acyl-sn-glycerol-3-phosphate acyltransferase, with protein sequence MFVQNESFDKYFKDMESDFVSQFKSVENVNYLDKSYRNADPNSRRLADRMIERLLESGSTIVGIQNILELYQKAKSGKSSIILMEHYSNFDFPCFQFLLYKMGYRDIADHIIPIAGVKLFRDNLFVKTLSLGYNAILVYPPHSFIGIGLEHARQRRVFNANSMKYIYEKKNSGYIILIFPTATRYRKGKPETKKIILEIVNYFKIFDYYLMVGINGNVLEVSEDGDMSHDVFKRDSLIYNADKVMSIVEYRDKVLKTLKDGQIEITKEALGLKIAEDLENRFNELHKEGFEVYKKKL